From Homalodisca vitripennis isolate AUS2020 chromosome 1, UT_GWSS_2.1, whole genome shotgun sequence, the proteins below share one genomic window:
- the LOC124360038 gene encoding uncharacterized protein LOC124360038 has protein sequence MEFSMNRLVVFAACLVLVSGAAVENRNSVKLTVFYESYCPDCIEFITTQLMSTWEYFKQHLQLDLVPFGNAEQTYDHGHFKFTCQHGPKECVGNILHSCAIHEACGNKGTFHCPVHKLKMPMNYINCVVQQQDQQAASDKCATDAGLTPDVINKCANSKLGEVLESRYGNETKAFRPKVNYVAFIAVNNTPLTLTLYYESYCDDCIRFLENQLSIAWQLFKDDLRLDMVPFGKAKKLNLRDGGSECACQHGPKECLGNKLHACAILQACGESGTLRCAPDQLSHVINYILCVEKTPNQHKATHQCAESQSLDPTAIIQCATSHLGDELHSHYGNRTRSFSLKGMIDFVPTVVLDGEEESLAVYDLVWEICKLRPRLCTADAGARNSLDEVIPRYCSDRDKHILLYEHGSLMFSSPSVCLVAPLFDVLRMKMKILPVFAVSLILNSAAGIEENPLKVTLFYESYCPDCIQYIESQLSVAWERWSSKILVDMVPFGNAKQHWDHGRVKFECQHGPKECTGNKLHACAIQQACGESGTAGCTPQQLSHVINYVMCVEKDPDQRGASDRCATQEGLQPGGVRKCALNAKGDTLLSFYGNRTSAFRPKIHYVPTVAINGKHDKAAEEDLIGEICKLRPILCKTADTETNLVLS, from the exons ATGGAATTCAGCATGAATCGTCTGGTGGTGTTCGCAGCCTGCTTGGTCTTAGTATCCGGCGCAGCGGTGGAGAACAGG AACTCAGTGAAATTGACAGTTTTCTATGAGAGTTACTGTCCAGATTGCATCGAGTTTATCACCACACAGCTGATGAGCACTTGGGAATATTTCAAGCAACACTTGCAATTAGACTTGGTACCTTTTGGAAACGCTGAG caAACTTACGACCATGGCCACTTCAAATTCACGTGCCAACACGGGCCCAAGGAGTGTGTGGGCAACATCCTGCACTCCTGCGCCATCCATGAGGCTTGCGGTAACAAAGGAACATTCCATTGTCCCGTGCACAAGCTGAAGATGCCTATGAACTACATCAACTGTGTGGTCCAACAGCAAGACCAACAGGCAGCTAGCGATAAG TGTGCGACTGACGCTGGCCTGACTCCGGACGTAATCAACAAATGCGCCAACAGCAAACTGGGTGAAGTACTTGAGAGTCGATATGGCAACGAGACAAAAGCCTTCAGACCCAAAGTCAATTATGTAGCTTTCATAGCCGTTAATAAC ACACCGCTAACTCTAACCTTGTACTATGAGAGTTATTGTGACGACTGCATACGATTCCTGGAGAACCAACTGTCCATAGCTTGGCAGCTGTTCAAGGATGACTTACGATTGGATATGGTACCTTTTGGAAAAGCTAAG aaattaaatttacgaGATGGAGGATCAGAGTGCGCTTGTCAGCACGGGCCCAAAGAGTGCCTTGGCAACAAGCTGCACGCATGCGCCATCTTGCAGGCGTGTGGCGAATCAGGAACGCTGCGATGTGCACCAGACCAGTTGAGTCACGTGATCAATTACATTTTGTGCGTCGAAAAGACTCCGAATCAACATAAAGCCACACACCAG TGCGCAGAATCCCAGAGCCTCGACCCTACCGCTATAATCCAGTGTGCTACAAGTCATCTAGGAGACGAGTTACACAGTCACTATGGCAACCGAACCAGAAGCTTCAGTCTTAAGGGAATGATCGACTTTGTACCTACCGTGGTGCTCGATGGG gagGAAGAGAGTTTGGCTGTGTACGACCTGGTGTGGGAGATTTGTAAACTTCGCCCAAGATTGTGCACTGCGGATGCG ggtgcccgtaactctctggacgaAGTTATACCTCGTTATTGCTCAGATCgagacaaacatattttactatatgaGCATGGGTCTCTGATGTTTAGTtccccatctgtctgtct TGTTGCTCCTCTGTTCGACGTTCTGAG AATGAAGATGAAAATACTTCCTGTGTTTGCAGTCAGTTTGATCTTGAACTCAGCTGCTGGGATTGAAGAG AATCCACTAAAGGTGACCCTGTTCTACGAAAGTTACTGTCCAGACTGTATTCAGTACATAGAGAGCCAGTTGTCAGTCGCTTGGGAAAGATGGAGCAGCAAAATCCTAGTAGATATGGTGCCTTTTGGTAATGCCAAG CAACACTGGGATCATGGGCGTGTCAAGTTCGAGTGTCAGCACGGACCCAAGGAGTGCACTGGCAACAAGCTACACGCATGCGCCATACAGCAGGCGTGTGGCGAGTCAGGAACTGCGGGCTGTACGCCGCAACAGCTTAGTCACGTGATCAACTATGTCATGTGTGTAGAGAAAGATCCGGACCAGCGGGGAGCAAGTGATCGG TGCGCTACACAAGAGGGACTACAACCTGGTGGAGTCAGGAAGTGTGCACTGAACGCCAAAGGTGATACACTTCTCAGTTTTTACGGCAATCGCACATCGGCCTTTCGACCGAAGATTCATTACGTACCAACTGTAGCTATAAATGGG AAACACGATAAAGCAGCTGAGGAAGACCTGATAGGCGAAATCTGCAAGCTGAGGCCGATACTGTGTAAAACGGCTGACACAGAGACCAACCTCGTCCTCAGCTGA
- the LOC124360606 gene encoding GILT-like protein C02D5.2 produces MLSMVVLCLYLLLPVYSELEETPLTLTLYYESYCDDCIRFLENQLSIAWQLFKDDLRLDMVPFGKAKKLNLRDGGSECACQHGPKECLGNKLHACAILQACGESGTLRCAPDQLSHVINYILCVEKTPNQHKATHQCAESQSLDPTAIIQCATSHLGDELHSHYGNRTRSFSLKGMIDFVPTVVLDGEEESLAVYDLVWEICKLRPRLCTADAVQTYLKKSGKKV; encoded by the exons ATGTTGTCAATGGTTGTTTTGTGTCTATACTTACTTTTGCCGGTATATTCTGAGTTGGAGGAG ACACCGCTAACTCTAACCTTGTACTATGAGAGTTATTGTGACGACTGCATACGATTCCTGGAGAACCAACTGTCCATAGCTTGGCAGCTGTTCAAGGATGACTTACGATTGGATATGGTACCTTTTGGAAAAGCTAAG aaattaaatttacgaGATGGAGGATCAGAGTGCGCTTGTCAGCACGGGCCCAAAGAGTGCCTTGGCAACAAGCTGCACGCATGCGCCATCTTGCAGGCGTGTGGCGAATCAGGAACGCTGCGATGTGCACCAGACCAGTTGAGTCACGTGATCAATTACATTTTGTGCGTCGAAAAGACTCCGAATCAACATAAAGCCACACACCAG TGCGCAGAATCCCAGAGCCTCGACCCTACCGCTATAATCCAGTGTGCTACAAGTCATCTAGGAGACGAGTTACACAGTCACTATGGCAACCGAACCAGAAGCTTCAGTCTTAAGGGAATGATCGACTTTGTACCTACCGTGGTGCTCGATGGG gagGAAGAGAGTTTGGCTGTGTACGACCTGGTGTGGGAGATTTGTAAACTTCGCCCAAGATTGTGCACTGCGGATGCGgtacaaacatatttaaagaaaagtGGGAAGAAggtttaa